A genome region from Methanobacterium bryantii includes the following:
- a CDS encoding TetR/AcrR family transcriptional regulator — MAISDRKKREKEYRRQSIIDAAEKLFFEKGYDNVSMNDIAGVVELNRATIYLYFENKEALCFAVVLRGVRMLNVMIKDNVRKAVDRQKINTIGRSYYTFFQAYPQYLQVYTFFQSGRFDLTCLRGRAYQDVNEILKLQRDIFDFVHINIKDGIRKGSILSDIEGLKREGIRQDIDSFYATSLILSTIESIIKLPPSLGEELKDREITEYQFEALLMHFVSRLLMN; from the coding sequence ATGGCAATTTCAGATAGGAAAAAACGGGAGAAAGAATATAGGAGGCAGTCTATTATTGACGCTGCTGAAAAGCTGTTTTTTGAGAAAGGCTATGATAACGTTTCTATGAATGATATTGCTGGCGTGGTTGAATTGAACAGGGCCACAATTTATCTTTACTTCGAAAATAAAGAAGCATTGTGCTTTGCAGTTGTTTTAAGGGGAGTTAGAATGTTAAATGTGATGATCAAAGATAATGTAAGGAAAGCTGTTGACCGTCAAAAGATAAATACGATAGGAAGGTCATATTACACATTTTTCCAGGCATATCCTCAATATCTTCAAGTCTATACCTTTTTCCAATCCGGAAGATTTGATTTAACTTGTTTAAGGGGTCGTGCATACCAAGATGTAAATGAGATACTTAAACTGCAAAGGGATATTTTTGATTTTGTACATATAAATATTAAAGACGGAATAAGAAAAGGAAGTATTCTTTCGGATATAGAAGGGTTAAAAAGAGAGGGAATCCGCCAGGATATAGATTCTTTTTATGCAACAAGTTTAATTTTATCTACAATAGAGAGTATTATAAAACTTCCTCCATCTTTAGGAGAAGAACTTAAAGATAGAGAAATAACTGAATACCAATTTGAAGCACTTTTAATGCACTTTGTAAGTAGATTACTTATGAATTAA
- a CDS encoding alpha/beta fold hydrolase, which produces MANVKVNDLNMYYKVCGEGEPLVILQEAGIEISSMYNVLDAFAENYQVIALDNRGAGRTDMPDEPYSIEMMVEDTIGLMDKIGITSAHFLGISMGSRIALVTAVKYPERVKSLILNVAAVSFPDVFKSILDVSLENADLREKLLQKTGIVFIQKYPPNPESFLRQLKAMADFDGRDYLDQIKAPTLVINGTKDHLVPVELTEELTLEISDVKLVLVDEGHYFFALTPELLIKYALDFLEELKRKRF; this is translated from the coding sequence ATGGCAAATGTAAAAGTGAATGATTTGAACATGTATTACAAAGTATGCGGCGAGGGAGAGCCACTGGTAATTCTTCAAGAAGCAGGTATTGAAATTAGTTCTATGTACAATGTTTTAGATGCATTTGCTGAAAATTATCAGGTCATAGCTTTGGATAATCGAGGTGCGGGTAGGACAGACATGCCTGATGAGCCTTATTCCATTGAAATGATGGTTGAAGATACAATTGGTCTTATGGATAAAATTGGCATAACGAGTGCTCATTTTCTTGGAATATCTATGGGTTCGCGTATCGCGCTTGTAACAGCTGTAAAATATCCTGAGCGGGTTAAAAGTTTGATTTTAAACGTGGCAGCGGTAAGTTTTCCAGATGTTTTTAAATCTATTTTAGATGTTTCACTCGAAAATGCGGATTTAAGGGAAAAATTGCTCCAAAAAACAGGAATAGTATTTATACAGAAGTATCCGCCTAACCCTGAATCATTTCTCAGACAATTGAAAGCTATGGCTGATTTCGATGGCAGAGACTATTTAGATCAAATTAAAGCGCCTACACTTGTAATAAATGGTACAAAGGATCATCTAGTGCCTGTGGAATTAACTGAAGAGCTTACACTAGAAATTAGTGATGTAAAACTTGTTCTCGTTGATGAAGGGCATTATTTCTTCGCATTAACTCCTGAATTACTCATTAAATATGCACTGGATTTTTTGGAGGAGTTGAAACGAAAACGATTTTAA
- a CDS encoding TIGR00375 family protein, with amino-acid sequence MIINADLHIHSLYSMATSKNMTISTIASESKLKGLDLVGTGDGFHPEWLQIIEQSTKPSKTGIYSVKECDNDSQTRLIKSVEHPETSTAKCKFILTAEVEDRNRVHQLIILPSIESAYQIREELPSKNIDKEGRPRVDMNGAELMDLIKDHNGLIGPAHAFTPWTSIYKEFDSIYDCYNDAPDFLELGLSADTDMADRIEELQDIPFLSNSDAHSPWPHRLGREFNEIEIKEMTFGAFKDAVKAKKVVGNYGFDPRLGKYHETGCVRCYDTIPIEKARELKMRCPCGGLIKKGVKDRIGDIAKWDEPHHPEFRPQYTHILPLAEIISLVHGKGITTVYVQKIWKEMVQTFGSEIEVLIYAPLDKIARTEPKLAEVIKSFRENTLNIRPGSGGHYGQIILD; translated from the coding sequence ATGATTATTAATGCAGATCTACATATTCACAGCCTTTATTCAATGGCAACTTCAAAAAATATGACCATAAGTACGATTGCATCAGAGTCAAAACTTAAAGGATTGGATTTAGTTGGCACTGGTGATGGTTTTCATCCTGAATGGCTTCAAATTATAGAGCAGAGTACAAAGCCTTCAAAAACAGGAATATACTCAGTTAAAGAATGTGATAATGATTCACAGACGCGCTTGATAAAGAGTGTGGAGCATCCTGAAACCAGCACAGCTAAATGTAAATTCATTTTAACAGCCGAAGTTGAAGACCGCAATAGAGTTCACCAGCTTATTATTTTACCTTCAATTGAATCTGCTTACCAGATAAGGGAAGAATTACCATCTAAAAATATAGATAAAGAAGGTAGGCCTAGAGTTGATATGAATGGGGCGGAATTAATGGATTTAATTAAAGATCACAATGGATTAATAGGTCCTGCCCATGCATTTACTCCATGGACAAGTATTTACAAGGAATTTGACAGTATATATGACTGTTATAATGACGCTCCTGATTTTTTAGAGCTTGGACTTTCTGCAGATACGGATATGGCAGATAGAATAGAGGAACTTCAAGATATTCCTTTTCTTTCAAATTCAGATGCACATTCGCCGTGGCCTCACAGGCTTGGAAGGGAATTTAATGAAATCGAAATTAAAGAAATGACATTTGGTGCATTTAAAGACGCAGTGAAGGCAAAGAAAGTTGTAGGTAACTATGGATTTGATCCAAGGCTAGGTAAATATCATGAAACTGGCTGTGTAAGGTGTTATGATACCATTCCAATTGAAAAAGCACGGGAACTTAAAATGAGATGCCCTTGCGGTGGACTTATAAAAAAGGGTGTTAAAGACAGGATAGGTGACATAGCAAAATGGGATGAACCACATCATCCAGAATTTAGGCCGCAATATACTCATATTCTCCCATTGGCTGAGATAATAAGCCTTGTACATGGAAAAGGGATCACTACAGTTTATGTTCAGAAAATATGGAAGGAAATGGTGCAGACATTTGGAAGTGAAATAGAAGTCCTGATTTATGCGCCTCTTGATAAGATTGCAAGAACTGAACCAAAACTGGCAGAGGTTATAAAGTCATTTAGAGAAAATACCTTGAATATTCGGCCTGGTTCCGGTGGACATTACGGGCAAATTATTTTAGACTGA
- a CDS encoding condensation domain-containing protein, which produces MPAINGSKNKRIDMIGQKNRTIKTSGYIRKLSNLERMYLWSPYSDVSMVARIKGNISEEKLCSALDVVLQIHPLAGAKVVFDDDYNAWFSTDNVIKPFFKTVKMTSDTQWLEELQHEIQIPFNPETGPMIRFVLIHSETVSDLVVICNHSICDGMSLVYLIRDLLDIYTNPEQEIKVINPVNINDFLPKGGFSLQSAMMKLVMGNANRKWEKNPYYFDHNDAIAVQESYWEKYKFNTVLLELEPQETKFLLKQCRNKGVSIGSAVIAAFIAAHEDIVGPFVKNQKQLWVPFDMRRHATTSVDDVFGLCIGAPRFSYTYNAKKTFWENAAVLHKEIHKRVSKLDSHTMETPDSHPTFMDALSSFALLKEVVPEAYTKTENLKRYFQDEKNITFSFAKKSKSMVPGAIPSNLGPLDVPETYADLQIDKMIFFPVISDSVPLNLGGVSIGDKMVFSLSYPEPRDMGNNMTCEMIQIRNRALKYLGFPDKASENAIV; this is translated from the coding sequence ATGCCTGCAATAAATGGTAGTAAAAACAAGAGAATAGATATGATAGGACAAAAAAATCGCACTATAAAAACTTCAGGATATATCCGTAAACTTTCAAATCTGGAACGAATGTATTTATGGAGTCCTTACAGTGACGTATCCATGGTCGCAAGGATCAAGGGGAATATTTCAGAAGAAAAACTGTGCAGTGCGTTGGACGTAGTTTTGCAGATTCATCCACTTGCTGGTGCAAAGGTCGTGTTTGATGATGATTATAATGCATGGTTTTCAACTGATAACGTCATTAAACCCTTCTTTAAAACCGTAAAAATGACTTCAGATACACAATGGCTTGAAGAACTCCAACATGAAATCCAAATACCTTTTAATCCAGAAACTGGTCCGATGATTCGGTTTGTATTGATACATTCTGAAACAGTATCAGATCTGGTAGTTATATGCAACCACAGCATATGCGATGGAATGTCACTTGTATATTTAATTCGTGATCTGCTTGACATTTATACAAATCCAGAACAAGAAATTAAAGTAATTAATCCTGTGAATATTAATGATTTTCTTCCAAAAGGTGGATTTTCATTGCAGTCCGCCATGATGAAACTTGTTATGGGCAATGCAAACAGAAAGTGGGAGAAAAATCCTTATTATTTTGACCATAATGATGCGATAGCTGTTCAGGAGTCATACTGGGAGAAATATAAATTCAACACAGTTCTTCTTGAACTTGAGCCTCAAGAAACAAAATTTCTTTTAAAACAATGCAGAAATAAGGGTGTTTCGATTGGTTCTGCAGTAATAGCTGCGTTTATAGCGGCACATGAAGATATTGTCGGTCCATTCGTTAAAAACCAGAAGCAGTTATGGGTTCCCTTTGACATGCGGAGACACGCGACCACCTCAGTCGATGATGTTTTTGGTCTTTGCATTGGAGCACCTCGGTTTTCATACACTTACAATGCAAAAAAAACATTCTGGGAGAATGCAGCAGTTTTACATAAAGAAATCCATAAAAGAGTCTCAAAATTAGACTCACACACCATGGAAACTCCAGATTCTCACCCTACATTTATGGATGCATTGTCTTCATTTGCACTTCTTAAAGAAGTTGTTCCTGAAGCATATACTAAAACAGAGAATTTGAAGAGGTATTTCCAAGATGAAAAGAATATCACTTTCTCATTTGCAAAAAAGTCTAAGAGCATGGTTCCAGGTGCAATCCCTTCAAATTTGGGGCCACTCGACGTACCTGAAACCTATGCCGATCTTCAAATTGATAAAATGATATTTTTCCCCGTAATAAGTGATTCTGTCCCTCTAAATCTTGGAGGGGTTAGTATCGGTGATAAAATGGTATTCTCTCTTAGCTATCCTGAGCCAAGAGATATGGGAAATAATATGACCTGTGAAATGATTCAAATTCGTAACCGGGCTCTAAAATATTTAGGTTTTCCAGATAAAGCAAGCGAAAATGCAATTGTATAA
- a CDS encoding 30S ribosomal protein S27e produces the protein MAIAGTHKSNFLKVKCLDCGNQQTVFDHAASNVQCIICGKTLVKPKGGKSEIVAQIIEVLD, from the coding sequence ATGGCAATTGCAGGAACTCACAAAAGTAATTTTTTAAAAGTCAAATGTTTGGACTGCGGAAATCAGCAGACTGTATTTGATCACGCAGCATCAAATGTCCAGTGTATCATATGTGGGAAAACACTGGTAAAACCAAAAGGCGGAAAATCTGAAATAGTAGCTCAGATTATTGAAGTCCTTGATTAA
- a CDS encoding RNA-protein complex protein Nop10, whose protein sequence is MKMKMKKCKSCHGYTLKDKCPYCEGKVGVVYPPKYSPEDKYGKYRRILKKQLLKKRSD, encoded by the coding sequence ATGAAAATGAAAATGAAAAAGTGTAAATCCTGTCACGGGTATACACTTAAAGACAAATGTCCTTACTGTGAAGGTAAAGTTGGAGTGGTATATCCGCCTAAGTATTCTCCTGAAGATAAATATGGGAAGTACAGGAGAATACTTAAAAAACAACTGCTTAAAAAAAGGAGTGATTAG
- a CDS encoding proteasome assembly chaperone family protein, whose product MNKTYVKMIEEVNLKEPIFIEALPGIGHVGKLVAEHIIHELEAKKFAELYSPSFPPQVFVSEEGLIEPMKNEFYALNGDNGQDYIILVGNTQGLSPEGQHEVCGIILDLVEKYGVKQMFTLGGLGTGQPIEKSKVLGAATTLELAEMLKEHNVTLRSADGGIIGASGLLLGMGMLRGINGVCLMGETPGYFIDADASKAVLTVLLDILNMEIDIVKLEERAEETRKMISKAQQMEREMAERMHIAPGEEDLRYIG is encoded by the coding sequence ATGAATAAAACTTATGTGAAGATGATAGAAGAGGTGAACCTTAAAGAACCCATATTCATAGAGGCACTTCCTGGAATCGGTCACGTTGGTAAATTAGTTGCAGAGCACATAATTCATGAACTCGAAGCAAAAAAATTTGCAGAGTTATACTCACCATCATTTCCGCCACAAGTCTTTGTAAGTGAAGAAGGGCTTATTGAACCAATGAAAAATGAGTTTTACGCACTTAACGGTGACAATGGGCAGGATTATATAATTCTCGTTGGAAACACCCAAGGTTTAAGTCCAGAAGGTCAACACGAAGTATGTGGAATTATACTTGACCTTGTAGAAAAATATGGGGTTAAACAGATGTTCACCCTCGGTGGTCTTGGAACAGGTCAACCTATTGAAAAATCAAAAGTATTAGGTGCAGCTACTACATTAGAGCTTGCAGAAATGTTGAAAGAACATAATGTAACTTTAAGATCTGCAGATGGGGGTATAATCGGGGCATCAGGCCTTCTTTTAGGAATGGGAATGCTTCGAGGTATTAATGGAGTATGCCTTATGGGTGAAACACCAGGATATTTCATAGATGCTGATGCTTCTAAAGCAGTTTTAACAGTTTTACTGGATATACTGAATATGGAAATAGATATCGTTAAATTAGAGGAAAGAGCAGAAGAAACTCGTAAGATGATATCCAAAGCTCAGCAAATGGAGCGAGAAATGGCTGAAAGAATGCACATAGCTCCTGGCGAAGAAGATTTAAGATACATCGGGTAA
- a CDS encoding DUF2284 domain-containing protein has protein sequence MQNTDDYKTLEKLALNMGYPEAKVIPADNVVVEDRVRLKCMVGCPHYGKGLRCPPYTPSIDEFRKILNDYSFAMVIKLKQPEISNEIKSKYNLDNLEELDRLQDRYDDVDKTSAKLWSDFAVHYKNALIGLLELEKAAFNMGHTFATVFFAGRCMLCEKCDVETGMCRNPVIARFSAESMGINLLKTAENAGIELKFNSNDSTGIAVLLIE, from the coding sequence ATGCAAAATACTGACGATTATAAAACTTTAGAAAAACTGGCTTTAAATATGGGATACCCTGAAGCAAAGGTTATCCCTGCAGATAATGTTGTAGTTGAAGATAGAGTACGCCTGAAATGTATGGTGGGTTGCCCTCATTATGGTAAAGGCTTGAGATGTCCGCCGTATACGCCCAGTATAGATGAGTTCAGGAAAATACTGAATGATTACAGTTTTGCCATGGTTATTAAGCTTAAACAGCCTGAAATATCCAATGAAATAAAATCAAAATATAATCTGGATAATCTGGAAGAGTTAGATAGACTGCAGGATCGGTATGATGATGTAGATAAAACATCGGCGAAATTATGGTCAGATTTCGCAGTTCATTATAAAAATGCTTTAATAGGCCTGCTGGAACTTGAAAAAGCAGCATTTAACATGGGACATACTTTTGCTACTGTATTTTTTGCTGGGAGATGTATGCTCTGTGAAAAATGTGATGTAGAAACTGGTATGTGTCGTAACCCTGTGATAGCACGTTTTTCTGCAGAGTCTATGGGTATAAATCTACTAAAAACAGCAGAAAATGCGGGAATAGAATTAAAATTTAACTCGAATGATTCAACTGGAATAGCTGTGTTATTAATAGAATGA
- a CDS encoding 50S ribosomal protein L44e → MKIPKERRTYCPSCKKHTLHEVFQSKKRKASELKWGQRQFRRVTSGYRGYPRPLPSGNKPVKKLDLRYKCKECGKAHIKRNSFRAGKVEFVS, encoded by the coding sequence ATGAAAATTCCAAAAGAAAGAAGAACTTACTGTCCAAGTTGTAAAAAACATACTCTTCACGAAGTATTCCAATCCAAAAAAAGGAAAGCAAGCGAGCTTAAATGGGGGCAACGTCAGTTCAGAAGGGTCACAAGTGGGTACAGAGGTTATCCAAGGCCACTTCCATCTGGAAACAAACCAGTCAAAAAATTGGATTTAAGATACAAATGTAAAGAATGTGGAAAAGCACACATTAAAAGAAACTCATTTAGAGCAGGAAAAGTGGAGTTTGTAAGCTAG
- a CDS encoding VWA domain-containing protein: protein MLEEIAEFSGKLRENGIPASIRSTEIACRAVSLIKENDGDLREALACIYLKDQRQRKRFNEVYGSFFEGKEENTEDQSTKKQSMSANRTLKPSVSTTSSPAGTNSVHGLNSMYKAWDHRMNHINDSIMDKIKIEYIENTLGGSSDDGSINDKSGLLKSNIMTLNSLQPELIDLCQKLGRKIATKRARRYKQSKKQKPDIRRTIRRNLKHGGTLLELVKSKPKLKKQNHYFLNDVSVSCDWISIWFFCMVYAAQNSFTRARAFEFDNKTAEVTSALYELNIVDAFVKVLKIRHENAMIQGKSNMYTAFEGFLDQANLNSKSYVMILSDCRDWAGPKDNNRPLSAEFIEQMSRLAKRVLILNPEPKNKWNVADSRVSYYENAGAEVFEVRDLEQLANLISEI from the coding sequence ATGTTAGAAGAGATAGCTGAATTTTCAGGAAAACTGAGGGAAAATGGAATTCCTGCAAGTATTAGGAGTACAGAAATAGCCTGCCGAGCTGTCTCTTTAATTAAAGAGAATGATGGGGACTTAAGGGAAGCTCTGGCATGTATTTATCTTAAAGACCAGCGGCAGAGAAAAAGATTTAATGAAGTGTATGGTTCTTTTTTTGAAGGAAAGGAAGAAAATACAGAGGATCAGTCTACAAAAAAACAATCTATGAGTGCAAATCGCACGCTAAAACCTTCAGTGAGTACTACCTCTTCACCAGCAGGTACCAATTCTGTTCATGGTTTAAATAGTATGTATAAAGCTTGGGATCATAGAATGAATCATATAAATGATTCCATAATGGACAAAATAAAGATAGAATACATCGAAAATACCCTTGGGGGGAGCAGTGACGATGGTTCTATAAATGACAAATCTGGTTTACTTAAAAGTAACATAATGACTTTAAATTCCCTTCAGCCTGAACTGATAGATTTGTGCCAGAAACTTGGTAGAAAGATTGCTACAAAAAGAGCACGAAGATATAAACAATCTAAGAAGCAAAAACCCGATATTAGAAGGACTATCCGGAGGAATTTAAAGCATGGTGGAACTCTCCTTGAACTTGTAAAAAGTAAACCTAAACTAAAGAAACAGAATCATTATTTTCTAAATGATGTAAGTGTTTCATGCGATTGGATCAGTATCTGGTTTTTTTGTATGGTTTACGCGGCTCAAAATTCATTTACCCGAGCAAGGGCATTTGAATTTGATAACAAAACTGCTGAGGTAACTTCTGCCCTTTACGAACTCAACATAGTCGATGCATTTGTTAAAGTTTTAAAAATCAGGCATGAAAATGCAATGATTCAGGGTAAATCCAATATGTATACTGCATTTGAAGGTTTCCTTGATCAGGCGAATTTAAATAGTAAATCATACGTCATGATTTTAAGCGATTGCAGGGATTGGGCAGGGCCAAAAGATAATAATAGGCCGTTAAGTGCAGAGTTTATTGAACAAATGTCTAGACTTGCTAAAAGAGTTTTAATATTAAACCCTGAACCTAAAAATAAATGGAACGTAGCAGACAGTCGTGTTTCCTATTATGAAAATGCAGGGGCTGAAGTTTTTGAGGTCCGTGATCTGGAACAGCTTGCTAATTTAATAAGTGAGATTTAA
- a CDS encoding translation initiation factor IF-2 subunit alpha yields MVRMKREWPSEGDLIVGTVHKVLNYGAFASLEEYEGKEAFIHISEVSSGWVKNIRDYVRENQKIVARVLRVNPKKGHVDVSMKRIREDQRTRKIQQWKIEQKAEKLLEISAKTIGKDLDAAYDEIGYAIIDEFGDLYEAFETAAEEGESALKDRGIDGEWATTITEVAKKNISPPEVQITGYINLKSYAPNGVDIIKEALGSVEADNVSVQCVGAPRYRLIVKSSDYLTAENLMKDAAQQCIELVVEEGGEGEFQRELE; encoded by the coding sequence ATGGTAAGAATGAAAAGAGAATGGCCCAGCGAAGGAGATTTAATAGTAGGAACAGTGCACAAAGTTTTAAACTATGGTGCATTTGCTTCCCTTGAAGAATATGAAGGAAAGGAAGCTTTTATTCATATTTCTGAAGTATCTTCGGGATGGGTAAAAAATATCAGGGATTATGTCCGTGAAAACCAGAAAATCGTTGCAAGGGTCTTAAGGGTAAACCCTAAAAAAGGCCACGTCGACGTTTCCATGAAAAGGATAAGGGAAGATCAAAGGACAAGGAAAATTCAGCAGTGGAAAATCGAGCAAAAAGCTGAAAAACTGCTTGAAATATCTGCAAAAACAATAGGAAAAGATCTTGATGCTGCATATGATGAAATTGGATATGCTATCATAGATGAATTCGGTGATCTTTACGAAGCATTTGAAACAGCCGCAGAAGAAGGAGAAAGTGCACTTAAAGATAGAGGAATAGATGGGGAATGGGCAACAACTATAACTGAAGTTGCTAAAAAGAACATATCTCCTCCTGAAGTTCAGATAACTGGATATATTAACTTAAAATCTTATGCACCTAATGGTGTTGATATAATAAAAGAGGCACTTGGATCTGTTGAGGCTGATAACGTTTCGGTCCAATGTGTTGGAGCTCCAAGATATAGGTTAATAGTTAAATCTTCTGATTACCTTACAGCAGAAAACTTAATGAAAGATGCAGCACAGCAGTGCATTGAACTTGTTGTTGAGGAAGGCGGGGAAGGCGAATTCCAGCGTGAATTAGAATAG
- a CDS encoding TetR/AcrR family transcriptional regulator, translating to MAISRKQREREQRRNGLIDAAEKLFFERGYDNVTMDEIADEAEVNKALLYYYFKNKEALFFAVDLRGVRILHGMYVKCSNLDIDGYTKIKSMIQSLFEFSKDYPDYFRIYRYARTERFQISDNEDAKELVDLTTGIWRIMVEAILHGMKDGTIRKDVDPVEMSIYINVMSMSALNIDMGFKLILEGRGIHQDKFWEDLQRFLDPAITNRSLID from the coding sequence ATGGCTATTTCCAGAAAACAACGAGAAAGAGAACAGAGGCGCAATGGACTTATAGATGCTGCAGAAAAGCTTTTTTTTGAGAGAGGTTATGATAATGTTACAATGGATGAAATAGCAGATGAAGCTGAGGTTAATAAAGCACTGCTGTACTATTACTTCAAGAATAAAGAAGCGCTGTTTTTTGCTGTTGATCTTCGGGGAGTCAGAATACTGCATGGAATGTATGTAAAATGTTCTAATCTTGATATTGATGGTTATACTAAAATAAAATCAATGATTCAAAGCCTTTTTGAATTTTCTAAAGATTATCCAGATTATTTCCGTATTTACCGTTATGCAAGAACAGAAAGGTTCCAGATAAGTGATAATGAAGATGCAAAAGAACTTGTAGATCTGACAACTGGAATATGGAGAATCATGGTTGAAGCGATACTTCATGGAATGAAGGATGGAACCATTCGAAAGGATGTGGATCCTGTAGAAATGTCTATTTATATTAATGTTATGAGTATGAGTGCTTTAAATATTGATATGGGCTTTAAACTGATATTGGAAGGTAGGGGAATACATCAAGATAAATTCTGGGAAGATTTGCAGCGTTTTTTAGATCCTGCGATTACAAACCGTTCTTTAATTGATTAA
- a CDS encoding DUF2284 domain-containing protein, producing the protein MKEVDDYKFLEKSALEHGFADAKVIPMDKVVIEDRLRLQCMGSCFQHGKNLKCPPYAPSMAEFRKILNEYSFAMVIKFKPPEISDEMIVKYGLNDIENDKVSLIQELETQSINAVKNQDIDKSMMMRSDFSGPCKNALMAMLELEKAAFKQGYTLATTFFYGACYLCETCNVKNGICLNPEISRFSAEAAGINIVKTAANAGMGFKFPIKEEELGGMVILFID; encoded by the coding sequence ATGAAAGAGGTTGATGACTATAAATTTTTAGAAAAATCGGCACTGGAACATGGATTTGCTGATGCAAAAGTTATACCTATGGATAAAGTAGTAATTGAGGATAGATTACGCCTTCAATGCATGGGCAGCTGTTTTCAACATGGAAAAAACTTGAAATGCCCGCCATACGCGCCGAGCATGGCTGAATTTAGAAAAATACTAAATGAATACAGTTTTGCGATGGTCATTAAATTTAAGCCCCCTGAGATATCAGATGAGATGATAGTAAAATATGGTTTGAATGACATAGAAAATGATAAAGTTTCGTTAATACAGGAATTAGAAACTCAATCAATAAATGCTGTAAAAAATCAGGATATAGATAAATCTATGATGATGCGGTCTGATTTCTCTGGGCCCTGTAAAAATGCTTTAATGGCCATGCTGGAACTTGAAAAAGCTGCATTCAAACAGGGATATACGCTTGCTACAACATTCTTTTATGGGGCATGTTATCTTTGTGAAACATGCAATGTGAAAAATGGCATATGCTTAAATCCAGAGATATCACGTTTTTCAGCAGAAGCTGCAGGTATTAATATTGTTAAAACAGCAGCAAATGCTGGAATGGGATTTAAGTTCCCTATTAAAGAAGAGGAACTGGGAGGCATGGTGATATTATTTATAGATTAA
- a CDS encoding AAA family ATPase: MPEIKLDTNYVEEILTENSYIPDDNIVTVVFLALSLKKPILIEGPPGTGKTELSKAISRAFERDFFRVQCYEGITFEQIVGEWNYQKQLLHLEMSKIKKTDAEKTEEDVFSEEFFIKRPLLSAFMNEKSSVILIDEIDKADEEVESFLLQALGEKQITVNDLGTFDLKNDLLVIMTSNSQRQLLDETKDRCLYLYIDYPTFEREVEIVKSHVPNASLGLIKSVVRAMQKVRKLNLIKTPSIRATVDWINSLLVFGKDDLDDDSFKKTINVVIKNEDDKNKVIESFKLD, encoded by the coding sequence ATGCCAGAAATTAAATTAGATACAAATTATGTAGAAGAAATCTTAACTGAAAACAGTTACATTCCAGATGATAATATCGTAACTGTGGTATTTTTAGCTTTATCACTTAAAAAACCAATATTAATTGAGGGTCCGCCGGGAACAGGTAAGACTGAACTTTCTAAAGCGATTTCAAGGGCTTTTGAAAGGGATTTTTTCAGAGTGCAGTGTTATGAGGGCATAACTTTTGAGCAGATCGTTGGGGAGTGGAACTATCAGAAACAGCTTTTGCATCTGGAAATGTCCAAGATAAAGAAAACAGATGCTGAGAAAACCGAAGAAGATGTTTTCAGCGAGGAATTTTTCATAAAAAGGCCGCTTTTATCTGCTTTTATGAATGAAAAATCTTCAGTGATACTTATAGATGAAATCGATAAAGCAGATGAAGAAGTAGAAAGTTTCCTGCTTCAAGCACTTGGAGAAAAGCAAATAACAGTCAATGATCTGGGAACATTTGACCTTAAAAATGACTTACTTGTTATAATGACTTCAAATTCTCAGAGACAGCTCCTTGACGAGACAAAGGACCGCTGTTTATATTTATATATTGATTACCCCACATTTGAAAGAGAAGTTGAAATAGTTAAGTCACATGTTCCTAATGCTTCTTTAGGTTTAATTAAAAGCGTTGTAAGGGCTATGCAGAAAGTAAGGAAACTTAATCTAATTAAAACTCCGTCAATTAGGGCAACTGTGGACTGGATTAATAGTTTACTTGTATTTGGTAAAGATGATTTAGATGATGATTCGTTTAAAAAAACCATCAATGTTGTCATAAAGAATGAAGATGATAAAAATAAGGTGATTGAATCATTTAAACTGGATTAA